A stretch of the Acanthochromis polyacanthus isolate Apoly-LR-REF ecotype Palm Island chromosome 22, KAUST_Apoly_ChrSc, whole genome shotgun sequence genome encodes the following:
- the LOC127531812 gene encoding frizzled-7-like, with protein MSGSICCLLVLLVLLVLRPAPGQLQDFGPAPGQLQDLGDQGVCQLISIPLCRDLDYNRTVLPTLLGHSSQEDAGLEVHQFYPLVEVRCSAELRFFLCSLYAPVCTVLDRAIPPCRALCDRARRGCEPLMNRFGFPWPERLRCQNFPVHGAGEICVGQNTSDGDPTPGFPELRTPSPQTFSCPHQLQVPPYLGYRFLGAVDCGAPCEVSQPGGLLFFSEEEVKLVRRWVGVWSGLSAISSLFAVLSSLLDARRFRYPERPVVFLSGCCFMVAVAYGAGFLLQDRVACMDRFREYGYRTVVQGSRQDSCTILFTVLYFFSMASSGWWVVLSVSWFLSTAMAWGQEAIEAKARFFHAAAWSVPAVQMVAVLVSGRVEGDPLTGVCSVGIYDEAALRGFVVAPLCVGLLVGASFLLAGFVSLLQIRTIMKDGGAETVKLESLMMRVGVFGILYMLPTTAVIACCLYELSSRRRWEETWRLQTCRGFAVTCPDGQMAPSSPDLTVFLVKYLMSLMVGVTSGFWVWSRKTLQAWRRFVGLNRDETTEPRPTV; from the coding sequence ATGTCTGGGTCCATCTGCTGCCTCTTggtcctcctggtcctcctggTCCTCCGGCCGGCCCCTGGGCAGCTCCAGGACTTCGGACCGGCCCCCGGGCAGCTCCAGGACCTTGGGGACCAGGGCGTCTGCCAGCTCATCTCCATCCCGCTGTGCAGAGACCTGGACTACAACCGGACCGTCCTGCCCACCCTGCTGGGCCACAGCAGCCAGGAGGATGCCGGTCTGGAGGTCCATCAGTTCTACCCGCTGGTGGAGGTCCGGTGCTCGGCAGAACTGCGCTTCTTCCTGTGCTCCCTGTACGCCCCGGTGTGCACGGTTCTGGACCGGGCCATCCCCCCCTGCCGGGCGCTGTGTGACCGGGCCCGGCGGGGCTGCGAGCCGCTCATGAACCGGTTTGGCTTCCCATGGCCGGAGCGGCTCCGCTGCCAGAACTTCCCGGTTCATGGTGCTGGAGAGATCTGCGTGGGTCAGAACACCAGCGACGGCGACCCGACTCCCGGCTTCCCTGAGCTCCGGACCCCATCCCCCCAAACCTTCTCCTGCCCCCACCAGCTGCAGGTGCCCCCCTACTTGGGCTACCGGTTCCTGGGGGCCGTGGACTGTGGTGCCCCCTGTGAGGTGTCCCAGCCCGGAGGACTCCTGTTCTTCtctgaggaggaggtgaagctgGTCCGGCGGTGGGTCGGCGTCTGGTCGGGTCTGAGCGCCATCAGCAGCCTCTTCGCTGTCCTCAGCTCGCTGCTGGACGCCCGGCGGTTCCGGTACCCAGAGAGACCCGTCGTCTTCCTGTCCGGCTGCTGCTTCATGGTGGCGGTGGCGTATGGTGCCGGCTTCCTGCTGCAGGACCGGGTGGCCTGCATGGACCGGTTCAGGGAGTACGGGTACCGGACGGTGGTCCAGGGATCCAGGCAGGACAGCTGCACCATCCTCTTCACGGTTCTGTACTTCTTCAGCATGGCGAGCTCCGGCTGGTGGGTGGTTCTGTCCGTTTCCTGGTTCCTGTCCACTGCCATGGCGTGGGGTCAGGAGGCCATTGAGGCCAAAGCTCGGTTCTTCCACGCGGCGGCCTGGTCAGTGCCGGCGGTCCAGATGGTGGCGGTCCTGGTGTCGGGTCGGGTGGAGGGCGACCCGCTGACGGGCGTGTGCTCCGTGGGGATCTACGACGAGGCAGCGCTGCGAGGCTTCGTCGTGGCGCCGCTCTGCGTCGGCCTCCTGGTCGGCGCCTCCTTCCTGCTGGCCGGCTTCGTTTCGCTGCTCCAGATCAGAACCATCATGAAGGACGGCGGCGCCGAGACGGTGAAGCTGGAGAGCCTGATGATGCGTGTTGGCGTGTTCGGCATTCTCTACATGCTGCCCACCACCGCCGTCATCGCCTGCTGCCTCTACGAGCTGAGCTCACGGCGCCGCTGGGAGGAAACATGGCGGCTGCAGACGTGCAGAGGATTCGCCGTAACGTGTCCGGATGGACAGATGGCGCCGAGCTCACCAGACCTCACCGTGTTCCTGGTCAAATACCTGATGAGCCTCATGGTCGGCGTCACGTCGGGGTTCTGGGTTTGGTCGAGGAAGACGCTGCAGGCGTGGCGACGTTTCGTAGGACTGAACAGAGACGAGACGACGGAACCACGACCCACGGTTTGA